A section of the bacterium genome encodes:
- a CDS encoding decaprenyl-phosphate phosphoribosyltransferase → MLRTIAGLAVSLRPKQWTKNLLVFAGYLFTIEQGHSSIMLLRAAAAFGLFCAVSGAGYILNDACDVSCDRKHPRKCHRPIAAGQISIGAAVVFCVLLLIGGLAASYALATSFGLMITAYFILTTAYSLYLKHVVIVDLLAIAGGFVIRAVAGAVVIHVAISPWLLVCTTLLALFLGLAKRRGEIATLENGGVDYRPTLGLYSTLMLDQMLTISASASLMAYFLYTFTPNYYSGQQHPAMMATVPFVIYGLFRYLFLIHTKNAGSAPEQVLLEDKPLLVNLLLYIIVTVIALKI, encoded by the coding sequence TTGCTTAGAACAATTGCGGGTCTTGCGGTATCTCTTCGTCCAAAACAGTGGACAAAAAACCTGCTTGTATTCGCCGGATATCTCTTCACCATCGAACAGGGGCATTCCTCGATAATGCTGCTCAGAGCAGCGGCGGCGTTTGGGCTGTTTTGTGCCGTATCGGGTGCGGGATATATTCTCAATGATGCCTGCGACGTTTCTTGTGACCGCAAACACCCTCGCAAATGTCATCGACCTATTGCAGCCGGACAGATATCCATAGGCGCAGCGGTTGTGTTCTGTGTGCTGTTGCTTATTGGAGGGCTTGCCGCCTCATATGCGCTGGCGACCTCGTTCGGTTTGATGATTACGGCCTATTTTATACTGACCACAGCCTACTCTCTATATCTCAAGCATGTGGTCATAGTGGACCTGCTTGCTATAGCTGGCGGGTTCGTGATTCGCGCTGTAGCTGGAGCTGTGGTGATCCATGTTGCGATTTCTCCATGGCTGCTGGTCTGCACGACTCTCCTGGCGCTGTTTTTGGGGCTTGCAAAGCGTAGAGGCGAGATAGCGACCCTGGAAAATGGAGGAGTTGATTACAGGCCGACACTTGGCCTGTACTCGACATTGATGCTCGATCAGATGCTGACAATCTCTGCTTCGGCATCGCTGATGGCATATTTCCTCTATACGTTCACGCCCAACTACTATTCCGGCCAACAGCACCCGGCTATGATGGCTACGGTCCCATTTGTGATCTACGGTTTGTTTCGCTATCTGTTCCTAATCCACACAAAGAATGCGGGAAGCGCGCCTGAACAGGTGCTGCTTGAAGATAAGCCACTGCTTGTCAATCTTCTGCTGTATATCATAGTGACTGTGATTGCACTTAAGATATAA